The following is a genomic window from Chanos chanos chromosome 1, fChaCha1.1, whole genome shotgun sequence.
GTGTTGTTACTGTATCCATGATTAATAACATTATGTATTCTGTCCTCTTGCGTGCGTGTCTACTATGCACGAATTGACATAGGTAACCACTCAGCGTAGAGAGGCTTGAATGAAGACCCAGGCGCAGAAGTAAAGTTCACTCACCTTTACTTGTATGTCTTCGGTAATCATGTGCTTTCCCTAACACTGattttgtgaaactgaaataacaataaagaaagCATTTAATCTCGAGCTGGGacatacagtataaaacaaTTAAGATATCTGCTacagacagaatgtaaaatgcaaataagGCAAATAATGTAAAGAAAATGTTACAGATTAATGCTGTATAGTTTAGGCTATAATTTGAACTGCTGAATACAAGAGCGCTAACGATTGAGCTAGTGTAACGGTATGGCAAACACAGTGGTGAGCTGCTTATGTTACACAGCATCACGAAGTGTATGCAATCGctaaatgtgcacacacacacaacttaatAGTGTAGATAAACAATGCCACTTACAAACGAAGCTTCTCAAAGGCTTTACacgaacagaaagaaagattatTTGGCAGAACTGTAAAATGACCTCTACACTAAATGCTGGAGACAAAATGGCAGTACAAAGTGTGATGTCACAAGTCACGCGCTTGAGTTACaccaatgagaaagaggaggtgcTCTAAAACCCGGAATGAAGTATAACATGATATTATGTTAGTGGCATATTTCGCTGGACCAGAAAAAAAGGGACACTTTTGGTGTCGCCACGAGAGGGTGCActtccggggggggggggacctttCTTTTGCGCGGCACCCCCGTGACATTTTGTGTCCTAGGCAAGCGCCTGTGTCGCCTGTATTTATTTAGGAGTGCAGCCTGGGAACTCCCAGCAACTCGGCCCGGGACCCAGCCGACACTCGCGTTGTGTAACGATACAACAACGGCGTGTTAGAAAGGCATGGTGGGCACTGTAAGGGCCTTTTTAAACTTACCATAACTAATAAATTTTAGCACTACGTGGTCCAAAAGCTTTCAAAATTGTTTTTTCATCAGCTTTCATCTCTCACTGTGGGTCCTGTTGCTAGGATGTACACTGTGGGTTCACTGACTGCATGGCAATTTTGCTCTAACTGAGAATTAGTGTTGGACATGGATGGGGCCTGTATAAATAATCACAATAGAAATTAAGGACAAATCTGGTTACACATCTGTAACACTGAAGACTCAAGCTACTTTTTTGTTAAAACCTTGAGTATTAAAAAGGATTTAAGGATGAATTTCTCATCCTGAATAAGTTTACTACATTAAAAAGGTGTCTGTCTAGGAAGATATGCACACTTTGTCAATGGGTTGGATCAATAGAGATTGTCTTGAATACATGTTGGGATAGTACTTTGAGTCTCTGCTCATAGTTTTGCAACAATGCATGATGGTTGGACTCTTGTTCTCTGATATAGCTGATGAcaaggttgtttgtttttcggcAGCATCGGGAGGATGATGCAAACTATCAGTGATTGGTTCTGGTGGAATCGCTTATGGATGCCATGGAATTCTACATGGGCGGATCTAGAGGATAGAGAAGGGCTTGTCTATACCAAAGCGTCTGACCTTTATGTTACTGTGCCCTTTTCAGTAGGATTCCTCATTGTTAGATACCTGTTTGAGAGGTGAGAAACTAActgtaggcacacacacagaaataaaaatattttgcagtTATGTTAAGAATGGAGACCAAGTAACTCTGTTAATTCAAAAGGAGAAAATTATTATCTGGCTTTTGTGTAGTTGTGgttagaaaaacaacaacaccagcatTATACATTATGTCTTATTCAGCCCACAAACATGATCCAAATCCTACGTCGCTGTTTGATTTTTAGTCTCATAAAGagaataattaaaaagaaacaaacaagtaaaacaaaacaagccaatATGTTAATATTACTTCCATGTGAATCTTCACTTTTCTACTGTGCAACTTTACAACTACATTGAAATTGCTTTCAtctgtgtaatattttaatatttaatgtttactgattaatttattgatttttagGTTAATAGCCACACCATTTGCAGCATCGCTTGGGGTCAGGGAAAAAGCCGGGCACAAAGTAGAACACATTCCCATACTGGAGCTTTACTTTACCACCCAGTCTAAGAATCCGGGACAGGTATGATTTACACCTAAGCTCAATGTTGCAGTCTCACGCCAGACCGCTGTGGCTTTTTTCATCAAAGGTAATAGTTTTGacctttttacattttcataaacaatTTAGAATTATTTATCAACACAACAAGAACTCATAGGAAGCATCTGTAGGAAAAAAGTCTGATGAAGATCTCCCTCTATGTTGTGTAGCGGTGATTGTGCTTCTTGTGTGCTAATGAGTGAAAGGAATGATTCAGTGTTGCCTGGACATATAGCACATCTTTGCGTTGATCCATACATGGCAGGAAATGAGAAGAAGGATCTAGATGAGATTTCTTCTATTGGTATTACATCTGAATGCATCTAAACACATACAACCCAGTGTGAGTCAAGTTTACCTTTTCTTCCCCTGGTTCAGACAGAGATTGATGGTCTGTCCAAAAAGTGCAGTTTGACAAGCAGACAGGTAGAGCGCTGGTTCAGGAGGAGGCGAAACCATGAACGCCCAGGAGTCCTGAAGAAATTTAGGGAGGCCAGGTAAAATAAATTCGCAGCCATCTGCTGGTgtgttgtgtaaaaatgtgatgAGCTAGCCTTGCAGTGGTACAGTGGATTTTAATTTCTCATCAgtttcttctcctgtctttTGCTTTGCTGCGACTGGTCATGTCTTCTGGTTTTGCATTTGTAGTTTTCTCAGTCAGAATCACATTACTACACATGGCCAGCATATTAAAACTACCCATGATGGCAAATGATTGTATTGATGATTCAatacaaatataacaaaacagacttttcctctgtcctgttctctgtagTTGGAGATTAGCCTACTACCTTTTTGCTTTCCTAGGAGGAATAGTTGCATTACATGatgtaagtattttttttttttactatgttCCAAATTCAAGCTTATAATATTAGTTGTACACATTATTGTGCCTGTGCAATCAGCAGTCTGTTCACCTAAAACCTTTCTGTTGAACTGAAAACTGAGATAACCATACTAGTTCACCTTTGTATCATAAGGTGCCTCTATAAATGTAAAATCCTGAGATAGTGTGGATTTGGTTATTGCTGTGCTATGCCTTGTGGAAAAACTATGGTCTCGGCATGAGATACGACGCACTATCAGCTAGGTCTGGCGTTAAGGTTCACAGGTGAAAGAGACCATGTTATCGTAGTTAAGGATGGCGTTGGCAGAGTTACAGGCCTGTTCAGAATATGTTTATGAAACAGACCATCTAAAACGATATGAtaaatgtgctgtgttgttggaATTAAGCTGCATTTACACTACTCAGTTCCAAACTCTGCAtctaatttttttgttgttttttggacTTTTACTTTTCGAATTGACCTTGTGTTTACTTTAACCATACATTCAAAATAATCCACATAAATGTCTCAGTAGCAATCAGGACTGATGTTTTCTAATTCCATGTGGGGGTTTCGCTAGCTACATAGTCAGCTACAGCTTTTATCAGCTTTTGTTGGTTTTgctggtttgtgctgtgttcGTAACTTACCCACTCCTTTTGCAGAAACCCTGGTTTTACGATCTTCAGGAACTGTGGGTTGCTTATCCGAAACAGGTGGGTTTTACTTCATGGCAGTAATCTTTCGGCTCAAACAGAACCAATGGCAGAAACTTCACTTGTCAGAACTGTTCAAATCTGaacattaataattaaatatacaGTTCTGATGACTTCTTCCAAAAATTCTTATAGACATTGCATACAATACTCAAACTTGCACTGGCTATAAAAGCActggtcataaaaaaaaaaaaaaagctgatacACTTCATGTCTGTTCAAATCAAACAGCAATTTCATGTGAGGCGTGTGTCTGGAGCTGCTCTCTACTGAGTTTTAAGCTCTCGACAAATGAAAAGTGATGTCATCCAGTTTGATAGTGTTACTGAGATTTGTGTCGTTTAATGAGAACTTGATGTTAGTATATTTGATTTACATCAACAGGGaacatctttaaaaatgactgatgtgTCTCATGTTATATTTTAATAAGATGTTTTATGCCCCATTGATCTCAAAAAGTACAATTAATTCAGTTCATATTAATGGTCTGAGTACTGTTACCAAAgtgactgaaaaatgttttttctctttttttttattttgtctgtagTCGATGCTTCAGTCACAATACTGGTATTACATACTGGAGATGAGCTTCTACGGGTCACTTCTTTTTAGCATTACATTTGATGTTAAACGAAAGGTCAGTATGTGACATCAGTGATAATGAGCTATACTTGTGCTTTTTGTATTTGTAGCAATAGTGTTCCAGTAATTTAACTTTCAGTGACTGTTGTACTTCTTTCTTATGTGAGCTTCTTTGTGCAAATTTAACTATGAACTGAGGAGAGAACAATAACTGAAGCATAGACAAAACCATTAATAAgttgatactttttttttctgcaggatTTTAAAGTACAAATTTTCCATCATTTAATCACCCTGGCCATTTTATCCGTTTCTTGGTGTGCTAACTACATCCGAGTTGGTTGCTTACTTTTGTTCATTCACGATGCTTCTGATGTATTTCTTGAGGTAAGTAATGATGATTTTTATCATCATGCTCTTTTTACAAAccccacacacatgccacaTTAACCATTTTGAAGCAAAAGAATAAGACACAAGTAACACAAGTCagcaacatctttttttttgtttgtcatgaaagtatttaaataattaataaattgacagcatgctttttgttttgttttagtctgCTAAGATATTCAATTATGCTAAATGCGAGAAAACCTGCAACACCATCTTTGTTATGTTTGCCATAGTATTCGTGGTGACCCGACTTATAATTCTTCCATTCTGGTGAGTAAATTCTGAAATTCTCTCTTTATATGTTGGTGTGAATGGGGACAGCATTATTATAATGAATGCGCTGTCCAAGAGTAATAATTACAGACTTCTTGAAGACGAACCAAATAAAGTTAGCCACTCTTTGCTCCATCTTGATATGCAGTTGGGCTCAGCATTTAATGTCAGCCACGATCCAGAAGCATCCAGTATCTGAGAAAATCGGTAATTAATTGAGACAGTTTACATGAGACCCTCAActacactgataaaaaaaaaacaatgtaacgTGCCTCGGGTTAAATGTTTCCTGGAGGATACATTTGTGGTGTTTCCTGAATGAACCAGATTTCTTCTAGTTGCAACATTTTGGTTTGTCTACTTATCTGATGTGTCAAACCTCTCAGG
Proteins encoded in this region:
- the LOC115819733 gene encoding ceramide synthase 2-like → MMQTISDWFWWNRLWMPWNSTWADLEDREGLVYTKASDLYVTVPFSVGFLIVRYLFERLIATPFAASLGVREKAGHKVEHIPILELYFTTQSKNPGQTEIDGLSKKCSLTSRQVERWFRRRRNHERPGVLKKFREASWRLAYYLFAFLGGIVALHDKPWFYDLQELWVAYPKQSMLQSQYWYYILEMSFYGSLLFSITFDVKRKDFKVQIFHHLITLAILSVSWCANYIRVGCLLLFIHDASDVFLESAKIFNYAKCEKTCNTIFVMFAIVFVVTRLIILPFWIIPCTWVDPLDYTPPFFGHYFFNVMLVILLMLHIYWAYLILRMLKKLLFGTLTKDERSDTEEEEDDK